A part of Rattus rattus isolate New Zealand chromosome 6, Rrattus_CSIRO_v1, whole genome shotgun sequence genomic DNA contains:
- the LOC116902872 gene encoding olfactory receptor 9A4-like, with protein sequence MMDNLSSATEFCLLGFPGSQELHYILFAIFFFFYSVTLLGNMVIIMIVCVDKRLQSPMYFFLGNLSLLEILVTTTIVPLMLWGLLLPGKQTISLTGCIAQLFLYLSLGTTEFAVLGAMAVDRYVAVCNPLRYNVIMNSRTCIWVVMVSWLFGFLSEIWPVYATFQFTFCKSNLLDHFYCDRGQLLKLSCNETFLTEFILFLMAVFIIVGSLIPTIVSYTYIISTILKIPSASGRKKAFSTCASHFTFVVIGYGTCLFLYVKPKQTQAAEYNRVASLLVSVVTPFLNPFIFTLRNDKVKESLRDGVKRCCLFFRD encoded by the coding sequence ATGATGGACAATCTCTCTAGTGCGACCGAATTCTGCCTTCTGGGTTTCCCTGGATCCCAAGAACTACACTACATCCTTTTtgctatattctttttcttctactcaGTGACACTGCTGGGAAACATGGTCATCATCATGATTGTCTGTGTTGATAAACGTCTACAgtcccccatgtacttcttccttggCAACCTCTCTCTCCTAGAGATCTTGGTAACGACTACAATTGTCCCCTTGATGCTTTGGGGGCTTCTCCTCCCTGGAAAGCAGACAATATCTCTGACTGGATGTATTGCCCAACTCTTCCTTTACCTCTCTCTAGGGACCACAGAGTTCGCAGTACTTGGAGCAATGGCTGTGGACCGTTATGTGGCTGTCTGCAATCCTTTGAGGTACAACGTCATCATGAACAGCCGCACTTGCATTTGGGTGGTGATGGTGTCCTGGTTGTTTGGTTTCCTTTCAGAAATATGGCCAGTCTATGCCACATTCCAGTTTACTTTCTGCAAATCAAATCTGTTAGATCATTTCTACTGCGACCGGGGCCAATTGCTCAAATTATCTTGTAATGAAACCTTTCTCACAGAGTTCATTCTATTCTTAATGGCGGTTTTCATTATTGTTGGATCCTTGATCCCCACAATTGTCTCCTACACTTATATCATCTCCACCATCCTCAAAATCCCTTCAGCCTCTGGCCGGAAAaaagccttctccacctgtgcCTCCCACTTCACTTTCGTTGTGATTGGCTACGGCACCTGCTTGTTCCTCTATGTGAAACCCAAGCAAACGCAGGCAGCTGAGTACAACAGGGTGGCTTCCCTGCTGGTTTCTGTGGTCACTCCTTTTCTGAACCCCTTCATCTTCACTCTCCGGAATGACAAAGTCAAAGAGTCCCTCAGAGATGGAGTGAAGCGTTGCTGTCTGTTCTTCAGGGATTAG